A genomic segment from bacterium encodes:
- the fusA gene encoding elongation factor G, whose product MDLNKLRNIGIMAHIDAGKTTTTERILFYTGKSHRMGEVHEGAATMDWMEQEKERGITITSAATTCHWNGHQINIIDTPGHVDFTAEVERSLRVLDGAVALFCAVGGVEPQSETVWRQADKYGVPRIAYINKMDRIGASFEKALGMMEDRLHSHFIPVQVPAGEGELFTAVIDLITMTFRVYHEESSGMTFDDIAVPESLMPIARKWREKMLEAVADYDDHLLEMFLAGDEPPVAQVKAALRKATIDCKVTPVLVGSSFKNKGVQKLLDAIVDFLPSPADLKPVEGHHPRNDKVEIRSSDPSAPFAALAFKIMSDPHVGKLTYFRVYSGSVKAGSAVLNASRDKKERISRLLLMHANRRQDLEVATAGDIVAAIGLKNTTTGNTICDPDHPILLEVMKFPAPVVSVAIEPKTKADLDKLGESLQKLAEEDPTFRVESNEETGQTIISGMGELHLEIIVDRLLREFKVQANVGSPRVAYRETITLSVTAEGKFVRQSGGRGQYGHVVMEFEPLHDGTEFKFEDKVIGGTVPREYINSVEHGVKDAMSSGVVAGYPVVGILARLVDGSYHEVDSSDIAFKIAGSMAFQEACRKAKPVLLEPIMEVEVVLPNEYLGDVMGDLQSRRASIKGINSRPDGQVLNAAVPLAEMFGYATRLRSLSQGRAIYTMQFASYSPVPESIIKKLDFAKA is encoded by the coding sequence ATGGATCTTAATAAACTAAGAAATATCGGCATCATGGCACACATCGATGCCGGCAAGACAACGACAACCGAGCGCATCTTGTTTTACACCGGAAAGAGCCATCGGATGGGCGAAGTGCATGAAGGCGCCGCCACGATGGACTGGATGGAGCAGGAGAAAGAGCGCGGCATTACGATTACGTCTGCCGCGACGACGTGTCACTGGAACGGCCATCAGATTAATATCATCGATACGCCGGGTCACGTTGACTTCACTGCCGAGGTTGAGCGCAGTTTGCGCGTACTTGATGGCGCAGTCGCATTGTTCTGCGCTGTTGGCGGTGTGGAGCCGCAGTCGGAAACCGTTTGGCGTCAAGCCGATAAATACGGTGTTCCGCGTATTGCTTATATCAACAAGATGGATCGCATTGGCGCTTCGTTTGAGAAGGCGCTTGGTATGATGGAGGATCGTCTCCATTCGCATTTCATTCCGGTTCAAGTCCCGGCAGGCGAAGGTGAGTTGTTCACCGCGGTTATAGACTTGATCACCATGACATTCAGAGTCTACCATGAAGAGTCTTCGGGTATGACTTTTGACGATATTGCAGTTCCCGAATCATTGATGCCGATTGCGCGTAAGTGGCGCGAAAAGATGCTTGAGGCTGTTGCCGATTATGATGATCATCTCTTGGAGATGTTCCTCGCCGGTGACGAACCTCCGGTTGCGCAAGTCAAGGCGGCACTTCGGAAAGCTACTATTGATTGCAAGGTAACGCCGGTTCTTGTAGGATCGTCGTTTAAGAACAAAGGCGTGCAGAAGTTGCTCGATGCTATTGTCGACTTCCTGCCGTCACCGGCAGATCTTAAGCCGGTCGAAGGTCATCATCCCCGTAACGACAAAGTGGAGATCCGTAGTTCGGATCCGAGCGCACCGTTTGCGGCACTGGCTTTCAAGATCATGTCCGACCCGCACGTCGGTAAATTGACCTATTTCCGGGTTTACTCGGGTTCGGTCAAGGCCGGCAGTGCTGTTCTCAACGCGAGTCGGGACAAAAAAGAACGTATTTCGCGTCTATTGCTGATGCATGCTAATCGCCGCCAGGACCTTGAAGTGGCCACGGCTGGCGATATTGTTGCTGCAATCGGCCTTAAGAATACAACGACCGGTAACACAATCTGTGATCCGGATCATCCGATTCTGCTCGAAGTGATGAAATTCCCGGCGCCGGTGGTTTCGGTGGCAATTGAGCCGAAGACCAAAGCTGACCTGGACAAGCTGGGCGAGTCGCTGCAGAAGTTGGCAGAAGAAGATCCGACATTCCGTGTCGAGTCGAATGAAGAAACCGGCCAAACCATTATTTCCGGTATGGGCGAGCTTCATCTTGAAATCATCGTCGATCGTTTGCTGCGCGAGTTCAAGGTGCAGGCAAATGTCGGTAGCCCGCGTGTGGCTTACCGCGAGACGATTACCCTGTCAGTTACGGCTGAAGGCAAGTTTGTTCGCCAGTCGGGTGGCCGTGGTCAATATGGTCACGTGGTTATGGAATTTGAGCCGCTTCATGACGGCACTGAATTTAAGTTCGAAGATAAGGTCATCGGCGGTACGGTGCCGCGCGAATACATTAATTCGGTTGAACATGGCGTCAAGGATGCCATGTCATCGGGTGTCGTCGCCGGTTATCCGGTGGTCGGTATTCTGGCTCGACTGGTTGACGGTTCTTATCATGAAGTTGATTCGTCGGATATTGCGTTCAAGATTGCGGGTTCGATGGCATTCCAGGAGGCCTGTCGCAAGGCCAAGCCGGTTTTGCTTGAGCCAATCATGGAGGTTGAAGTTGTACTTCCAAATGAGTATCTTGGCGATGTGATGGGAGACTTACAGTCTCGCCGTGCGAGCATCAAGGGCATCAACAGCCGTCCGGATGGACAGGTGTTGAATGCTGCGGTGCCGTTGGCGGAGATGTTTGGATATGCAACGCGCTTGCGGAGTTTGAGTCAGGGACGCGCCATCTATACGATGCAGTTCGCTTCATACTCGCCGGTGCCGGAATCGATTATTAAGAAGCTCGATTTCGCAAAAGCTTAG
- the rpsJ gene encoding 30S ribosomal protein S10 produces MALPGQKIRIRLKAFDHYSLDKSTKEIARTVLRTGARIAGPIPLPTKRTVYTVLRSPHVDKKSREQFETRIHKRLIDIYESTPQTVDALMKLDLPAGVDVEIKV; encoded by the coding sequence ATGGCTCTTCCGGGACAGAAAATCAGAATTCGCTTAAAAGCGTTTGATCACTATTCGCTTGATAAGTCGACGAAGGAGATCGCCCGTACCGTACTCCGTACCGGAGCACGGATTGCCGGACCGATTCCGCTTCCGACGAAGCGTACCGTTTATACGGTTCTGCGTTCGCCGCATGTCGACAAAAAATCGCGCGAACAATTTGAGACGCGAATTCACAAGCGTTTGATAGATATTTACGAGTCCACACCGCAGACAGTCGATGCTTTGATGAAGCTTGATCTGCCGGCTGGAGTGGATGTGGAGATTAAGGTTTAA
- the rplD gene encoding 50S ribosomal protein L4 → MAKAKVYTLEGKQAGEQALNDNVFAAEAKPFATHQNVKVYLANQRQGTHSTLTRAEVSGGGIKPFKQKGTGRARAGTNTSPLWPGGGIVFGPKPRDYRMAIPKKMRRNAIKTALSAKAAEERVIVVDKLNLDKPQTKAIAKMLAEMKVNGQKVLFLNSGIDRNLELSVRNIAKLTYKRASLMSAYDIIHADYLVMTQAGLKECEEVWGK, encoded by the coding sequence ATGGCTAAGGCGAAAGTATACACTCTGGAAGGCAAGCAGGCCGGCGAGCAAGCATTGAATGACAATGTTTTTGCAGCCGAGGCCAAGCCGTTTGCGACACACCAGAACGTCAAGGTCTATCTGGCCAATCAGCGCCAGGGAACACATTCGACGCTGACGCGTGCCGAGGTTTCCGGCGGCGGTATCAAGCCGTTCAAGCAGAAGGGCACCGGTCGTGCTCGTGCAGGTACCAACACCTCGCCGCTTTGGCCCGGTGGCGGTATCGTATTTGGACCGAAGCCGCGTGATTACCGGATGGCGATTCCCAAGAAAATGCGTCGCAACGCGATCAAGACAGCTCTGTCGGCCAAAGCCGCCGAAGAGCGTGTTATCGTAGTCGACAAGTTGAATCTTGACAAGCCGCAGACGAAGGCGATTGCGAAGATGCTTGCGGAAATGAAAGTGAACGGACAGAAGGTCCTGTTCCTGAATTCCGGAATCGACCGCAATCTCGAATTGTCGGTTCGCAACATCGCAAAGTTGACTTACAAGCGCGCATCCTTGATGAGCGCCTATGATATCATTCATGCGGATTATCTTGTGATGACCCAGGCAGGTCTCAAGGAATGCGAGGAGGTCTGGGGTAAATGA
- a CDS encoding 30S ribosomal protein S12 → MPTINQLIRKGRTRVLYKTNTPALKSSPQKRGVCTRVYTSTPKKPNSALRKVARVRLTNQMEVTAYIPGVGHNLQEHSIVLIRGGRVKDLPGVRYHIVRGTMDASGVENRKRSRSKYGAKKPSGK, encoded by the coding sequence TTGCCGACGATCAATCAGTTAATTCGCAAAGGCAGAACGAGAGTTCTGTACAAGACGAATACTCCCGCGCTCAAGAGTTCACCGCAGAAGCGCGGCGTGTGTACCCGCGTATACACTTCAACGCCCAAGAAGCCGAATTCGGCTTTGCGGAAGGTGGCTCGTGTCCGTCTGACGAATCAGATGGAAGTAACGGCGTACATCCCGGGTGTTGGTCACAATTTGCAAGAACACTCGATCGTGCTGATTCGCGGCGGTCGTGTCAAGGATCTTCCAGGTGTGCGGTATCATATTGTTCGCGGCACCATGGACGCCTCGGGTGTGGAAAATCGTAAACGCAGCCGTTCGAAGTACGGCGCGAAAAAACCATCAGGCAAGTAG
- the rplC gene encoding 50S ribosomal protein L3 has protein sequence MKALLTRKVGMTRIFSENGAAYAVTLLDASPNVVVQVKTKDKEGYDAVQVGFGSRRAKNVSKPVLGHLKKAGLQPFAKLGEIRVETLEGVTVGQEIKADIFKVGEVVDVIGTSKGLGFQGVVRRHNFAGGPQTHGQSDRLRAPGSVGASSYPSRTFKGQRMAGRMGGDRITLKNMKIMLVDMEHNVIGIAGAIPGKNNSFVRIRKK, from the coding sequence ATGAAGGCGTTGCTTACAAGAAAAGTTGGAATGACGCGCATATTCTCGGAGAACGGTGCGGCTTACGCTGTGACACTCCTTGATGCCAGCCCCAATGTCGTGGTCCAAGTCAAGACCAAAGACAAGGAAGGCTACGACGCGGTACAGGTTGGTTTCGGTTCACGCCGTGCCAAGAATGTTTCCAAGCCGGTACTCGGACATTTGAAAAAGGCCGGTCTTCAGCCGTTCGCCAAGTTGGGCGAAATTCGGGTTGAGACTCTGGAAGGTGTTACGGTTGGCCAGGAAATCAAGGCTGACATATTCAAAGTTGGCGAAGTGGTAGATGTCATCGGAACGAGCAAGGGTCTCGGATTCCAGGGCGTTGTCCGTCGCCACAACTTCGCCGGCGGTCCGCAAACTCACGGTCAGTCTGATCGTCTGCGCGCTCCCGGTTCCGTAGGCGCTTCGTCCTATCCTTCGCGTACCTTCAAGGGTCAGCGGATGGCGGGACGCATGGGCGGCGATCGCATCACGCTGAAGAACATGAAGATCATGCTGGTCGACATGGAGCATAACGTGATCGGAATTGCCGGCGCCATCCCGGGCAAGAATAACAGCTTCGTTAGAATTAGGAAGAAATAG
- the rpsG gene encoding 30S ribosomal protein S7, producing MPRKKAAEKRPRKPDPMYGDVVISQFINCLMSKGKKSTAEGILYGCLDIIESKHNQKGLEVFYKAINNVKPVLEVKSRRVGGATYQVPVEVSPDRRTALAFRWLIGYARERSEKTMAERLASEFLAASKNEGASIKKREDTHRMAEANKAFAHFRW from the coding sequence ATGCCAAGAAAAAAAGCCGCGGAGAAGCGGCCCCGCAAACCGGATCCGATGTATGGTGACGTCGTCATTTCGCAGTTCATCAATTGTTTGATGAGTAAGGGAAAGAAGTCGACCGCGGAAGGCATCTTGTATGGCTGTCTCGATATTATCGAGTCAAAGCATAATCAGAAGGGGCTGGAAGTCTTCTACAAGGCAATCAACAATGTCAAGCCCGTCTTAGAAGTGAAATCTCGCCGCGTTGGTGGCGCTACGTATCAGGTGCCCGTTGAGGTGTCGCCCGATCGTCGCACTGCGCTGGCTTTCCGCTGGCTCATTGGATACGCTCGTGAGCGTTCCGAAAAGACTATGGCAGAGCGCCTCGCCTCTGAATTCCTGGCCGCCTCGAAGAATGAAGGCGCCTCGATCAAGAAGCGCGAGGACACGCATCGAATGGCGGAAGCCAACAAGGCGTTCGCTCATTTCCGCTGGTAG
- the rpoC gene encoding DNA-directed RNA polymerase subunit beta' — MVDFSVKQQKRPSDFTAIKIQLASPEVILSWSYGEVTKPETINYRSFKPERDGLFCERIFGPVKDWECSCGKYKRIRFRGIVCDRCGVEVTQAKVRRDRMGHIDLVVPVSHIWYFKSLPSRIGYLLDLSVRDLEKILYYENYVVVDPGNTSYKEKDIITEEEFQELESSNKQFDAKMGAEAIQALLKRVDIEELSISLRAQVKVETSVQRKKDTLKRLRVIEAFRQSNNRPEWMVMTRIPVIPPDLRPLVPLEGGRFATSDLNDLYRRVINRSYRLKKLIEVRAPEVILRNEKRMLQEAVDALFDNGRRTNSVRGDSKRPLKSLSDLLKGKQGRFRQNLLGKRVDYSGRSVIVVGPELKLHQCGLPKTMALELFKPFIIMKLEEKGYVQTVKSAKKLVERERPEVWDILEEIIADHPVMLNRAPTLHRLGIQAFYPVLVEGKAIRLHPLVCAAFNADFDGDQMAVHVPLSFEAQLEARILMLSVNNILLPSNGRPVATPSQDIVIGIHYVTKERANVKGDGMRFSSMDEVLYAHSQKMIDLHAKIKVEHEGTILETTTGRVIFYQIFPKGMTFFNKVATKKNLEELVLAAHAKLGSVRTADFLDKLKTLGFEYATLGGITVGIDDLTIPKKKKELVAQAEKEVAKILRDYEKGVITNSERYNKVIDTWTRTTNEVADEMFRNLSLEREGFNPVYMMAGSGARSSKDQIRQLAGMRGLMAKPQKRMTGQVGEIIESPIIANFREGLNVLEYFISTHGARKGLADTALKTADAGYLTRRLVDVAQDVIINEHDCGTVRGLHISALKDGEEVIESLQDRLIGRVALEDVYDTIQTDRILVSAGNEIDEEAAKAIEESGTESVYIRSVLTCESRRGVCALCYGRNLATNQMVQLGEAAGVIAAQSIGEPGTQLTLRTFHIGGTAARITEQSSVVAKADGHVEFEDIRTIEREDGNIIVVSRDGKVKLFDADGRVRATYNVPYAATLRVADKQKVFKVDTNRSVEEEDKKERGSVIFEWEPYTNEIVSEVGGTIQYEDIVENVSMREELDEITGLMKLVMIEQREKTLLPKINVVDKAGKRKASYSIPTGAYLEVRNEDQITPGTVVAKIPRDISKTRDITGGLPRVAELFEVRKPRDPAVVTEIDGIIEYGKIIRGNTQIFVKSDDGDVSEYLVPHGKHMRVHSGDRVKAGDRLCEGAIDPHDMLKILGPDAVQEYLVNEIQEVYRLQGVKINDKHFEVIVRQMLQKVQVDEVGDTNFLEGEKVDKNRFRIDNERVMAEGGEAATSRDLLLGITRASLSTESFISAASFQETTKVLTEAAVAGKEDYLQGLKENVIIGRLIPAGTGMDFYRNLEIADDDESQGEGTEEAEILQENA; from the coding sequence GTGGTCGATTTTTCGGTAAAACAACAGAAGCGACCCTCGGACTTTACCGCGATTAAGATACAATTGGCATCGCCGGAAGTGATCTTGTCATGGTCCTACGGTGAAGTCACCAAACCTGAGACGATCAATTACCGGTCGTTTAAGCCGGAACGCGATGGTTTGTTCTGCGAGCGTATTTTCGGTCCTGTCAAGGACTGGGAATGCTCGTGCGGCAAGTACAAGCGTATCCGCTTCCGCGGTATTGTTTGCGATCGTTGCGGTGTGGAAGTGACGCAAGCCAAGGTCCGGCGCGATCGGATGGGTCATATCGACCTGGTCGTGCCGGTTTCGCACATTTGGTATTTTAAGTCGTTGCCTTCGCGCATCGGCTATTTGCTGGATCTTTCGGTCCGCGATCTCGAAAAGATTCTCTATTACGAGAACTATGTGGTCGTGGATCCGGGCAATACCTCCTATAAGGAGAAGGACATTATTACGGAAGAGGAGTTCCAGGAACTGGAATCCTCGAACAAGCAGTTTGACGCGAAGATGGGTGCCGAAGCAATTCAGGCGCTGCTGAAGCGTGTCGATATCGAAGAGCTGTCAATCTCGCTGCGCGCGCAGGTCAAAGTTGAGACCTCGGTACAACGCAAGAAAGACACGCTCAAGAGACTGCGCGTTATAGAAGCTTTCCGTCAGTCCAACAACCGTCCCGAGTGGATGGTAATGACGCGTATTCCGGTGATTCCTCCGGATCTTCGTCCGTTGGTGCCGTTGGAAGGCGGACGCTTTGCGACCTCGGATCTTAACGATCTCTATCGCCGCGTCATCAATCGTAGTTACCGGCTGAAGAAGCTGATCGAAGTCCGCGCCCCCGAGGTGATTTTGCGCAATGAAAAGCGCATGCTTCAGGAAGCCGTGGATGCTTTGTTCGACAATGGCCGCCGCACCAATTCGGTTCGCGGCGATTCCAAGCGTCCGCTGAAATCGCTGTCCGACTTGCTCAAGGGCAAGCAGGGCCGATTCCGTCAGAACTTGCTTGGAAAGCGTGTTGACTATTCAGGCCGTTCAGTAATCGTTGTCGGTCCGGAGTTAAAGCTGCACCAGTGCGGCCTTCCGAAGACAATGGCGCTGGAGCTCTTCAAGCCGTTCATCATCATGAAGCTGGAAGAGAAGGGCTATGTTCAGACAGTTAAGTCGGCCAAAAAATTGGTCGAGCGTGAGCGCCCGGAAGTGTGGGATATTCTCGAAGAGATTATCGCTGATCATCCGGTAATGCTCAACCGTGCACCTACGCTGCATCGTCTCGGTATTCAGGCGTTCTATCCGGTGCTAGTGGAAGGAAAGGCAATTCGTCTTCATCCGCTGGTTTGCGCCGCTTTCAACGCCGACTTCGACGGCGACCAGATGGCTGTGCACGTACCGCTGTCGTTTGAAGCGCAGCTTGAAGCGCGTATCCTGATGTTGTCGGTTAATAACATTCTGCTTCCGTCAAACGGTCGTCCGGTGGCAACACCGTCGCAGGACATCGTTATCGGCATTCACTATGTGACCAAGGAAAGAGCCAACGTCAAAGGTGATGGCATGCGGTTCTCGTCAATGGACGAAGTGCTGTATGCGCATTCGCAGAAGATGATTGACTTACATGCGAAGATCAAGGTGGAGCACGAAGGCACGATTCTCGAAACGACAACCGGCCGCGTTATCTTCTATCAGATCTTCCCGAAGGGGATGACTTTCTTCAACAAAGTTGCCACGAAGAAGAATCTTGAGGAGTTGGTCCTTGCGGCACATGCCAAGCTCGGATCAGTTCGGACTGCCGATTTCCTCGACAAGCTCAAGACGCTCGGATTCGAATACGCAACTTTGGGTGGAATCACCGTCGGTATCGACGACTTGACCATTCCCAAGAAGAAGAAAGAACTGGTAGCACAGGCCGAAAAGGAAGTCGCGAAAATTTTGCGCGACTACGAGAAGGGTGTTATCACCAATAGCGAACGATATAACAAGGTAATCGATACCTGGACGCGGACGACAAACGAAGTCGCCGACGAGATGTTCCGCAATCTGTCTTTGGAGCGCGAAGGGTTTAATCCGGTCTATATGATGGCGGGATCAGGCGCTCGTTCTTCGAAGGACCAGATTCGTCAGCTTGCCGGTATGCGCGGACTGATGGCTAAGCCGCAGAAGCGCATGACAGGTCAGGTCGGTGAAATTATTGAATCGCCGATTATCGCGAACTTCCGCGAAGGCTTGAACGTGCTCGAGTACTTCATCAGTACGCACGGAGCGCGCAAGGGTCTGGCGGATACGGCATTGAAAACGGCCGACGCCGGATATCTGACGCGTCGTCTGGTCGACGTTGCCCAGGACGTGATTATCAATGAGCATGACTGCGGCACAGTCCGTGGTTTGCATATCTCCGCGTTGAAAGACGGAGAAGAAGTGATCGAATCGCTGCAGGATCGTCTTATCGGTCGTGTGGCGTTGGAAGATGTTTATGACACAATCCAGACCGATCGCATTCTCGTCTCAGCCGGAAACGAAATTGATGAAGAAGCCGCCAAGGCGATTGAAGAGTCAGGCACGGAGTCGGTTTACATTCGCTCGGTGTTGACTTGCGAATCGCGCCGCGGTGTCTGCGCTTTGTGTTATGGACGTAATCTGGCGACCAACCAGATGGTTCAGCTTGGCGAAGCAGCCGGCGTAATTGCCGCGCAGTCAATCGGTGAACCGGGAACGCAGCTGACGCTGCGAACCTTCCACATCGGCGGTACGGCAGCGCGTATTACGGAGCAGTCATCTGTAGTTGCGAAAGCCGACGGTCACGTGGAGTTTGAAGATATCCGCACAATCGAGCGCGAAGACGGCAATATCATCGTGGTTAGCCGCGATGGTAAAGTGAAGTTGTTCGACGCCGATGGCCGCGTGCGCGCTACATACAATGTGCCGTATGCAGCTACGTTGCGGGTAGCGGACAAACAAAAAGTATTCAAAGTCGACACGAATCGCTCGGTTGAAGAAGAAGATAAGAAGGAGCGCGGTTCCGTTATTTTCGAATGGGAACCGTATACCAACGAAATCGTCTCGGAAGTCGGCGGCACGATTCAATATGAAGACATTGTCGAAAACGTTTCGATGCGCGAAGAGCTGGACGAAATCACAGGCTTGATGAAGCTGGTGATGATCGAACAGCGCGAAAAGACGCTCTTGCCGAAGATCAACGTTGTTGATAAAGCAGGTAAGAGAAAAGCGTCGTACTCGATTCCGACTGGTGCATACCTGGAAGTTCGCAACGAAGATCAGATCACACCGGGTACGGTGGTGGCGAAGATTCCGCGCGATATTTCCAAGACCCGCGACATCACGGGCGGTTTACCGCGAGTAGCGGAGCTGTTCGAAGTGCGCAAGCCGCGCGACCCCGCGGTGGTTACGGAAATCGATGGTATCATTGAGTATGGCAAGATTATCCGCGGTAACACGCAGATTTTTGTCAAGTCTGATGATGGCGACGTAAGCGAATATTTGGTTCCGCACGGCAAGCACATGCGCGTTCACTCCGGTGACCGCGTGAAAGCCGGCGACCGACTTTGCGAAGGCGCAATCGATCCGCATGATATGCTCAAGATTCTTGGACCGGATGCGGTGCAGGAATACTTGGTGAATGAAATCCAGGAAGTCTACCGTCTGCAGGGCGTGAAAATCAACGACAAGCACTTTGAAGTGATTGTCCGCCAGATGTTGCAGAAGGTACAAGTCGATGAAGTTGGCGACACCAACTTCCTTGAAGGCGAGAAAGTCGACAAGAACCGATTCCGCATTGACAACGAAAGAGTCATGGCGGAAGGCGGCGAAGCGGCCACATCGCGCGACTTGCTCTTGGGTATTACTCGTGCGTCACTCTCGACGGAGAGCTTCATTTCCGCAGCGTCATTCCAGGAAACCACCAAGGTTTTGACGGAAGCGGCGGTTGCCGGGAAGGAAGATTATCTCCAGGGATTGAAGGAAAATGTCATTATTGGTCGATTAATTCCGGCGGGAACGGGTATGGATTTCTACCGGAATCTTGAGATCGCAGATGATGACGAAAGTCAAGGCGAAGGCACAGAGGAAGCGGAAATTCTCCAAGAAAACGCTTGA
- the tuf gene encoding elongation factor Tu, translating to MAKEKFERTKPHVNVGTIGHVDHGKTTLTAAITMVLSRGDKGVAIRSFDSIDNAPEERERGITIATAHVEYSTKNRHYAHVDCPGHADYVKNMITGAAQMDGAVLVVSAADGPMPQTREHILLARQVGVPFIVVFMNKCDMVDDPELLDLVELEVRDLLTMYKFPGDVTPIVRGSALQAMTRGSDATAKSDDPAFKCIYELMEALDTYIPLPKRETDKPFLMPVEDVFSITGRGTVATGRVDRGVVKVGDTVERVGIRPETKAVVVTGVEMFRKLMDQAQAGDNIGLLLRGMDKEEIERGMVLAAPKSITPHMKFKAEVYILSKEEGGRHTPFFNGYRPQFYFRTTDVTGSVTLPAGIEMVMPGDNVQMVVELLTPVAMEKELRFAIREGGRTVGAGVVSEIIE from the coding sequence ATGGCGAAGGAGAAATTTGAACGGACGAAGCCGCACGTTAACGTGGGTACGATTGGTCACGTCGACCATGGGAAGACGACGTTAACAGCAGCGATCACGATGGTATTGTCTCGCGGCGATAAGGGAGTAGCGATTCGGTCGTTTGATTCGATCGACAACGCCCCGGAAGAACGCGAGCGCGGTATTACGATAGCGACAGCGCACGTAGAGTATTCGACGAAGAATCGTCACTATGCTCACGTTGACTGTCCGGGTCACGCGGACTATGTCAAGAACATGATCACCGGTGCGGCGCAGATGGATGGCGCGGTGTTGGTGGTATCAGCCGCCGATGGTCCGATGCCTCAGACGAGAGAGCATATCTTGCTTGCTCGCCAGGTTGGTGTACCGTTCATCGTGGTGTTCATGAACAAGTGCGACATGGTTGACGATCCGGAATTGCTTGATCTGGTTGAGCTGGAAGTACGCGATCTGTTGACGATGTACAAGTTCCCGGGCGATGTAACTCCGATCGTACGCGGTTCGGCTCTTCAGGCGATGACCCGCGGTTCGGATGCAACGGCGAAGTCCGATGATCCGGCGTTCAAGTGCATCTACGAATTGATGGAAGCCTTGGATACCTACATTCCGTTGCCGAAGCGTGAGACCGACAAGCCGTTCCTGATGCCGGTCGAAGACGTGTTCTCGATCACGGGTCGCGGCACGGTCGCTACCGGTCGTGTTGACCGCGGCGTGGTGAAGGTTGGCGACACGGTGGAACGCGTTGGTATCCGTCCGGAAACCAAGGCAGTGGTTGTCACCGGTGTTGAAATGTTCCGTAAGTTGATGGATCAGGCGCAGGCAGGCGATAACATCGGATTGTTGTTGCGCGGTATGGATAAAGAAGAAATTGAACGCGGCATGGTGTTGGCTGCACCGAAGAGCATTACCCCGCATATGAAGTTCAAGGCGGAAGTCTACATTCTTTCGAAAGAAGAGGGTGGTCGTCATACGCCGTTCTTTAATGGCTATCGTCCGCAGTTCTATTTCCGGACGACGGACGTGACCGGTTCGGTGACGTTGCCAGCGGGTATTGAGATGGTCATGCCAGGCGACAACGTCCAGATGGTCGTTGAGTTGTTGACCCCGGTCGCTATGGAGAAGGAACTCCGTTTCGCAATTCGCGAAGGCGGTCGTACAGTCGGCGCCGGCGTTGTCTCGGAAATCATCGAGTAA
- the rplW gene encoding 50S ribosomal protein L23, with the protein MKDPRKVIKTLLISEKSLLARQKNNGYVFEVAKDANKIDVKLAIEKLYSVKVTKVTTQNNPSKERRVGRHHPGYTNEWKKAVVTLAKDQTIQEFETI; encoded by the coding sequence ATGAAGGATCCAAGAAAAGTAATCAAGACGCTGTTGATCAGCGAGAAGTCGCTTCTGGCGCGCCAGAAGAATAACGGCTACGTCTTCGAAGTCGCCAAGGATGCGAACAAGATCGATGTCAAGCTGGCGATTGAGAAGTTGTACAGTGTTAAAGTGACCAAAGTGACGACACAGAATAATCCTTCCAAGGAAAGACGTGTCGGTCGCCATCATCCCGGTTATACCAACGAGTGGAAGAAGGCCGTAGTCACCTTGGCGAAGGACCAGACGATTCAGGAGTTCGAAACAATCTAA